From a region of the Hippopotamus amphibius kiboko isolate mHipAmp2 chromosome 3, mHipAmp2.hap2, whole genome shotgun sequence genome:
- the APLNR gene encoding apelin receptor produces MEEGGDFDNYYGVDNQSECEYTDWKSSGALIPAIYMLVFLLGTTGNGLVLWTVFRSSREKRRSADIFIASLAVADLTFVVTLPLWATYTYRDYDWPFGAFACKLSSYLIFVNMYASVFCLTGLSFDRYLAIVRPVANARLRLRVSGAVATAVLWVLAALLAVPVMVFRSTGTILHLENSTRVQCYMDYSMVATPSSEWAWEVGLGVSSTAVGFVVPFTIMLTCYFFIAQTIAGHFRKERIEGLRKRRRLLSIIVVLVVTFALCWMPYHLVKTLYMLGSLLHWPCDFDIFLMNVFPYCTCISYINSCLNPFLYAFFDPRFRQACASVLCWGQSRCGGASHSSSGEKSASYSSGHSQGPGAGSGKGGEQTQEKSIPYSQETLVVD; encoded by the coding sequence ATGGAAGAAGGTGGTGATTTTGACAACTACTATGGGGTAGACAACCAGTCTGAGTGTGAGTACACGGACTGGAAGTCCTCCGGGGCCCTCATCCCTGCCATCTACATGCTGGTCTTCCTGCTGGGCACCACGGGCAATGGCCTGGTGCTCTGGACTGTGTTTCGGAGCAGCCGCGAGAAGAGGCGCTCTGCGGACATCTTCATCGCCAGCCTGGCTGTGGCCGACCTGACTTTCGTGGTGACCCTGCCGCTGTGGGCCACCTACACGTACCGGGACTACGACTGGCCGTTTGGTGCCTTCGCCTGCAAGCTCAGCAGCTATCTCATCTTCGTCAACATGTACGCCAGCGTCTTCTGCCTCACCGGCCTCAGCTTCGACCGCTACCTGGCCATCGTGAGGCCAGTGGCCAATGCCCGGCTGAGGCTGCGGGTCAGCGGGGCCGTGGCCACGGCGGTCCTGTGGGTGCTGGCCGCCCTCCTGGCCGTACCGGTCATGGTGTTCCGCTCCACCggcaccatcctccacctggagAACAGCACCAGGGTGCAGTGCTACATGGACTACTCCATGGTGGCCACCCCGAGCTCCGAGTGGGCCTGGGAGGTGGGCCTGGGGGTCTCGTCCACCGCCGTGGGCTTTGTGGTACCCTTCACCATCATGCTGACCTGCTATTTCTTCATCGCCCAGACGATCGCCGGCCACTTCCGCAAGGAGCGCATCGAGGGCCTGCGGAAGCGGCGCCGGCTGCTCAGCATCATCGTGGTCCTGGTGGTGACCTTCGCCCTGTGCTGGATGCCGTACCACCTGGTGAAGACGCTCTACATGCTGGGCAGCCTGCTGCACTGGCCCTGCGACTTCGACATCTTCCTCATGAACGTCTTCCCTTACTGCACCTGCATCAGCTACATCAACAGCTGCCTCAACCCCTTCCTCTACGCCTTCTTCGACCCCCGCTTCCGCCAGGCCTGCGCCTCTGTGCTCTGCTGGGGCCAGAGCAGGTGCGGGGGAGCCTCCCACAGCAGCAGCGGCGAGAAGTCGGCCAGCTACTCGTCGGGGCACAGCCAGGGACCCGGCGCCGGCAGCGGGAAGGGCGGAGAGCAGACGCAGGAGAAATCCATCCCCTACAGCCAAGAGACCCTCGTGGTTGACTAG